Proteins encoded within one genomic window of Rhodobacter xanthinilyticus:
- the repB gene encoding plasmid partitioning protein RepB: MARKPKLGLPLQTLRNAPDALEGRRLRGGVFEIDPAQIITEGRLDDRLQIEVEGLKNSISKNGQRVPVLVRPLEGDRYNLIYGRRRLEACRELGIKVRAIVTEVDGDQALRDQLLENQERRDLSFIERALVATALLDGDHLEGAERTNRGVAEVLNLHEAGVSQLLSVVRTVGEELIQAIGAAPGIGRPRWEELKKALGAYDGDRDQLQAVAHAAKSESSGSVDEVSERAFLAVLAAAKSPEKKANPSRKGVPALAIPGVGAATIKTGRQGKQLKLDLTTDEPDFISWLEGNAPKLITELHERWKRSGD, encoded by the coding sequence ATGGCAAGAAAGCCTAAACTTGGCCTGCCGCTGCAGACCCTTCGCAACGCTCCTGACGCTCTTGAAGGGCGCCGACTGCGTGGCGGTGTATTTGAGATCGATCCGGCGCAGATTATTACCGAAGGACGATTGGATGACAGGCTTCAGATTGAAGTTGAGGGTCTGAAGAATTCAATCTCCAAGAACGGTCAGCGTGTGCCTGTCTTGGTCCGCCCACTGGAAGGCGATCGCTACAACCTGATCTATGGCCGCAGACGCCTGGAAGCATGTCGCGAACTCGGTATCAAAGTTCGAGCCATCGTCACGGAAGTTGATGGTGATCAAGCGCTTCGAGATCAGCTTCTCGAGAACCAAGAGCGTCGTGATCTGAGCTTTATTGAACGTGCGCTTGTTGCGACGGCGCTTCTGGATGGTGACCATTTGGAAGGGGCTGAGCGCACCAATCGAGGTGTCGCCGAAGTCCTAAACCTCCACGAAGCTGGGGTTTCACAACTCTTGAGTGTCGTTCGGACGGTCGGCGAGGAACTCATCCAGGCAATTGGTGCGGCTCCCGGGATTGGTCGCCCGAGATGGGAAGAGCTCAAAAAGGCTTTGGGTGCCTACGACGGTGATCGAGACCAACTGCAAGCCGTAGCTCATGCAGCCAAGTCCGAAAGTTCCGGCTCGGTCGATGAGGTTTCTGAGCGTGCGTTTCTCGCAGTTCTGGCAGCTGCGAAGAGCCCAGAGAAGAAAGCAAACCCGTCTAGAAAGGGCGTGCCTGCTTTGGCGATCCCCGGTGTCGGAGCTGCGACGATCAAGACCGGCCGCCAAGGCAAGCAGCTTAAACTCGATCTGACTACGGATGAACCTGATTTTATCAGCTGGTTGGAGGGCAATGCCCCAAAGCTGATTACCGAGCTTCATGAGCGCTGGAAGCGTTCAGGAGACTGA
- the repC gene encoding plasmid replication protein RepC: MEYTPISPFMRPISHAHLRVIERPEASVPGRPVNKWELLRELSKAQAAFGVSERDLTVLQGLLSFFPDDALGGNAEMVVFPSNKAICERLNGMPCSTMRRHLARLVEAGLLQRRDSPNGKRYVRKHGEERVAFGFDLSPLYCQSEEIARAAEAVREAEERVRRLREVVSLMRRDLAALAEFGDEMQPGLGIWDQLRDKAILTARALRRKLSIEDLAAYRADLEALLDQARNIIDGSETEEMNTNDARSERHHHNSNKESIDLEPALEKSGAAAGVPDVDRDEPVADVDEQDTRHLPKIPLHLVIAACPSLKTFYQGEIRHWHQLFDAACHVRPAMGISASAWEEAQRFMGPEQASIVVSAMLERFEDIRSPGGYLRALTAKAVAGEFSCGPMVMALIGRRSAA, translated from the coding sequence ATGGAGTACACACCGATTTCGCCGTTTATGCGGCCGATCTCGCACGCCCATCTGCGCGTGATCGAGCGACCCGAGGCATCTGTTCCGGGCAGACCCGTCAACAAGTGGGAACTCCTGCGCGAGCTCTCCAAGGCGCAAGCGGCCTTTGGCGTGTCAGAACGTGATTTGACTGTTTTGCAGGGGCTCCTCAGCTTCTTTCCAGACGATGCACTTGGCGGGAACGCCGAGATGGTAGTCTTCCCCTCGAACAAGGCGATCTGTGAGCGCCTGAATGGTATGCCCTGCTCCACTATGCGTCGTCACCTCGCGCGTCTTGTCGAGGCTGGTTTGCTCCAGCGGCGTGATAGCCCCAATGGAAAGCGCTACGTCCGCAAGCACGGCGAAGAGCGCGTCGCCTTTGGCTTCGATCTTTCCCCGCTCTACTGCCAGTCCGAGGAGATAGCACGGGCCGCAGAGGCCGTACGTGAGGCTGAGGAGCGCGTCAGGCGTTTGAGAGAGGTTGTAAGCCTCATGCGGCGTGATCTCGCGGCCCTCGCGGAGTTCGGAGACGAGATGCAGCCAGGCCTAGGCATCTGGGACCAGCTTCGTGACAAGGCTATCCTCACAGCGCGCGCGCTTCGCCGTAAGCTTTCAATTGAGGACCTCGCGGCATATCGAGCAGATCTTGAAGCTCTCCTCGATCAGGCACGCAACATCATTGATGGCTCTGAAACAGAAGAAATGAACACCAATGATGCTCGATCTGAGCGTCACCATCATAATTCAAATAAAGAATCTATAGATCTTGAACCTGCTTTAGAAAAAAGCGGGGCGGCGGCCGGCGTGCCAGATGTGGACAGGGATGAGCCCGTGGCTGACGTCGATGAACAGGACACAAGACACCTGCCAAAGATCCCGCTGCACCTGGTGATCGCGGCATGTCCCTCGCTCAAGACCTTCTATCAAGGCGAGATCCGGCATTGGCACCAGCTTTTTGATGCGGCATGCCATGTGCGACCAGCCATGGGGATCAGTGCATCTGCATGGGAAGAAGCTCAGCGGTTCATGGGTCCGGAGCAAGCGTCGATCGTCGTTTCTGCCATGCTGGAACGCTTTGAGGACATCAGATCGCCTGGTGGATACTTGCGAGCTCTGACTGCCAAAGCTGTGGCCGGTGAGTTTTCCTGTGGGCCGATGGTCATGGCATTGATTGGACGACGATCTGCAGCTTAA
- the istA gene encoding IS21 family transposase — MELYKKVRLACAEGMSARAAAKHFNISRGTVEKMLAFSVPPGYRRDKPIRRPKLDGFTEFIDAWLEADKAVHRKQRHTAKRIWERLQAEHGFTGGYTIVKDYVRERERRTREMFVPLAHPPGHAQADFGEAVVVIAGVEQKAHFFVIDLPHSDAYFVRAYPAATAEAWIDGHVRAFAFFGGVPQSVLYDNDRCLVSKIQPDGTRIRATLFSGLQSHYLFRDRYGRPGKGNDKGAVEGMVGYARRNHMVPIPHFASWDAFNADLEGQCCARLTRILRGHKETIGERLQRDLAAMRPLPTAPFDACDQASGRVSSQSLVRYDTNDYSVPVAYGHQDVWIRGYVDEVVIGCRGEVIARHPRCYDREDMIFDPVHYLPLIERKINALDQAAPLAEWDLPEEFQTLRRLMEARMLKMGRREYVQVLRLLETFGMDDLHAAVKKALKLGAVGFDAVKHLVLCQVEKRPPRLDLDVYPYLPRANVETTRAASYMALMSEAAE, encoded by the coding sequence GTGGAACTTTACAAGAAGGTTCGCTTGGCGTGTGCCGAGGGCATGAGCGCGCGGGCGGCGGCGAAGCATTTCAACATTTCGCGCGGGACGGTTGAGAAGATGTTGGCCTTCTCGGTGCCGCCTGGCTACCGGCGGGACAAGCCGATCAGGCGGCCGAAGCTGGACGGGTTCACCGAGTTCATTGACGCCTGGCTTGAAGCCGACAAGGCGGTGCATCGCAAGCAGCGTCATACGGCCAAGCGGATATGGGAACGGCTTCAGGCCGAGCATGGCTTCACCGGCGGCTATACGATCGTCAAGGATTACGTGCGTGAGCGTGAGCGGCGGACACGGGAGATGTTCGTGCCACTGGCCCATCCGCCGGGCCATGCTCAGGCCGATTTTGGCGAAGCGGTCGTCGTCATCGCCGGTGTCGAGCAGAAGGCGCATTTCTTTGTCATCGACCTGCCGCACAGCGATGCCTATTTCGTCCGGGCCTATCCGGCGGCGACGGCGGAGGCCTGGATAGACGGGCATGTCCGCGCCTTTGCCTTCTTCGGCGGGGTGCCGCAGTCGGTGCTCTACGATAACGACCGCTGCCTGGTCTCGAAGATCCAGCCAGATGGCACGCGCATCCGCGCCACGCTGTTCAGCGGCTTGCAGTCGCATTACCTGTTTCGGGATCGCTATGGTCGGCCCGGGAAGGGGAACGACAAGGGCGCTGTCGAGGGGATGGTCGGCTACGCCCGCCGCAACCACATGGTGCCGATCCCCCACTTTGCCAGTTGGGACGCCTTCAACGCCGACCTTGAAGGGCAGTGCTGCGCACGCCTCACGCGCATTCTTCGGGGTCACAAGGAGACGATCGGCGAGAGGCTGCAGCGCGATCTGGCGGCGATGCGCCCATTGCCTACTGCCCCGTTCGACGCCTGCGACCAAGCGAGCGGCAGGGTCAGCTCGCAGTCGCTCGTGCGCTATGACACCAACGATTACTCGGTCCCGGTCGCCTATGGCCATCAGGATGTCTGGATCCGCGGCTATGTCGATGAGGTCGTGATCGGCTGTCGCGGGGAGGTGATCGCCCGACACCCGCGCTGTTACGATCGCGAGGACATGATCTTCGACCCGGTTCACTACCTCCCGCTGATCGAGCGCAAGATCAATGCCTTGGACCAGGCTGCGCCTCTGGCGGAATGGGACCTGCCCGAAGAGTTCCAGACTTTGCGCCGCCTGATGGAGGCGCGCATGCTCAAGATGGGGCGCCGCGAGTATGTGCAGGTGCTGCGGCTGCTTGAGACCTTTGGCATGGATGACCTGCATGCCGCCGTGAAGAAGGCCCTGAAGCTGGGCGCGGTCGGCTTTGACGCCGTGAAGCACCTCGTGCTTTGCCAGGTCGAGAAGCGCCCCCCAAGGCTTGATCTCGATGTCTACCCCTACCTGCCGCGGGCGAACGTCGAGACGACGCGTGCGGCCAGCTACATGGCCTTGATGTCGGAGGCGGCGGAATGA
- the istB gene encoding IS21-like element helper ATPase IstB produces the protein MSEAPKILLAHHLKTLKLPTFLREHEKVARQCAAEGLDHVQFLSRLVELELIDRERRMVERRIKAAKFPATKSLDSFDFKAIPKLNKMQVLELARCEWIERRENVIALGPSGTGKTHIALGLGLAACQKGMSVSFTTAAALVNELMEARDERRLLRVQKQMAAVKLLIIDELGFVPLSKTGAELLFEMISQRYERGATLITSNLPFDEWTETFGTERLTGALLDRLTHHVNILEMNGESYRLAQSRARKTGDNT, from the coding sequence ATGAGCGAGGCTCCGAAGATCCTGCTTGCCCACCATCTGAAGACGCTGAAGCTGCCCACCTTCCTGCGGGAACACGAGAAGGTTGCGCGCCAATGCGCCGCCGAAGGGTTGGACCATGTCCAATTCCTGTCGCGCCTCGTTGAACTGGAACTCATTGACCGCGAGCGGCGGATGGTCGAGCGCCGCATCAAGGCTGCGAAGTTCCCGGCCACCAAAAGCCTCGACAGCTTCGACTTCAAGGCGATCCCGAAGCTGAACAAGATGCAGGTGCTGGAACTGGCGCGCTGCGAATGGATCGAACGGCGTGAGAACGTGATCGCCCTTGGCCCCAGCGGAACCGGCAAGACCCACATTGCCTTGGGCCTCGGGTTGGCGGCCTGCCAGAAGGGCATGTCTGTCAGCTTCACCACCGCCGCCGCGCTGGTCAACGAGCTGATGGAGGCGCGAGACGAACGTCGGCTGCTGCGCGTCCAGAAGCAGATGGCTGCCGTCAAGCTGCTGATCATCGACGAGCTCGGGTTCGTGCCCCTGTCAAAGACCGGCGCCGAGCTGCTTTTTGAGATGATCTCCCAGCGCTACGAGCGCGGTGCCACGCTGATCACCAGCAATCTGCCCTTCGATGAATGGACCGAGACCTTCGGCACCGAGCGGCTGACCGGCGCGCTCCTCGACCGGTTGACCCACCACGTCAACATCCTCGAGATGAACGGCGAAAGCTATCGCCTCGCGCAAAGTCGCGCGCGCAAGACCGGCGACAACACCTGA
- a CDS encoding tyrosine-type recombinase/integrase, with the protein MAKKIQPTCLDTYFSSFEESLASTHMQRRALSNYRFQLRRFGRVLEAHGVEPTSLTLEIADRLARQVPFDRVNAVRIPNLVRRFVLHLISIGVAIPPPVSAAQIAKDTLLDDLEGFLLGQRGLSPSSVYHVKRYAVRFLDHRFGETVPDPSSIRHQDIVAFLEHIQKGKSLSMARTPASHLRCFFQYLFARGLTVTNLSSTVPKVHRIQNNRLPRYLPPTDIEAILEWVRRESSYGVRDYAMFLLMARLGLRVPEVMAIEIDDIDWRAGELLVRGKGKRRDRLPLPEDVGAAISAYLRDARPSTVTRVLFVRSYAPYLGFKDSRIVSKILARACAALKIEMPARYLGSHVLRHSLATRMVRSGVALHEVGDVLRHKSRATTMMSTAE; encoded by the coding sequence ATGGCCAAGAAAATCCAACCAACCTGCCTCGACACCTACTTCAGTTCGTTCGAGGAGAGCCTCGCGTCGACGCACATGCAGCGTAGGGCGCTGTCTAACTATCGCTTCCAGCTTCGACGGTTTGGCCGGGTTCTGGAGGCCCATGGTGTTGAGCCGACGTCATTGACGCTGGAAATCGCCGATCGCCTTGCCCGGCAGGTTCCATTTGATCGAGTGAACGCGGTCCGGATCCCGAACTTGGTCAGACGGTTCGTCCTCCACCTCATCAGCATCGGCGTTGCGATTCCGCCACCTGTATCTGCTGCCCAAATTGCAAAGGACACGCTGCTGGATGACCTGGAAGGCTTCCTGCTCGGGCAACGCGGCCTGAGTCCGAGTTCAGTTTATCATGTCAAGCGATATGCCGTCCGCTTCTTGGACCACCGGTTTGGCGAAACAGTGCCTGACCCTTCGTCGATCAGGCACCAAGACATCGTTGCGTTCCTCGAACACATCCAGAAGGGGAAGAGTCTGTCGATGGCGCGGACGCCGGCATCCCATCTGCGCTGCTTCTTCCAGTACCTGTTTGCCCGGGGCCTGACCGTAACCAATCTGTCGTCGACTGTGCCGAAGGTACATCGCATCCAGAACAACCGACTTCCCAGGTATCTGCCGCCGACAGACATCGAGGCCATCCTTGAGTGGGTCCGGCGAGAGTCCAGCTATGGCGTTCGTGACTATGCCATGTTCCTGCTGATGGCCCGGCTCGGCCTGCGTGTGCCCGAAGTCATGGCGATAGAGATCGATGACATCGACTGGCGAGCGGGAGAGCTGCTCGTCCGAGGAAAGGGCAAACGGCGTGACCGTCTCCCGCTTCCGGAAGATGTCGGCGCCGCAATCAGCGCTTACCTGCGCGATGCCCGACCATCGACCGTAACGCGCGTTCTTTTTGTCAGGTCCTATGCCCCCTATCTCGGGTTCAAGGACAGCCGCATCGTCAGCAAAATCCTTGCCCGGGCCTGCGCAGCACTGAAGATCGAGATGCCTGCCCGGTATCTCGGATCGCATGTGCTTCGCCACAGCCTCGCAACTCGGATGGTTCGCTCTGGCGTAGCCTTGCACGAGGTGGGCGATGTTCTGCGCCACAAGTCGCGCGCGACGACGATGATGTCAACGGCGGAGTAA